TACGGGTGATCCCTTGGGCGGtctggctggggtgggaaggacGGGGTCTGCCCGGAGCCGGCACTCGCTGCCACCCCGTGCCGCTGATGGGGACCAGAATCGCCTCTTTCGGTCTAAAAAGGTGCAAGTCAGTGGCTGTGTGAGTTGGGGGTGGCACCGCTcgggctggggggcagcgggaTGCTCTTCCATGAGGCGGGTCAGACCCAGGGCAGCGGCTGTGTTTGGTGAAACCCCATTTGGGCTTGCGGGTTTGGAAACGCTATGGTGTCGGCAGTGCTACCGCGGTGTTATCCCACAGGGACACGTGGCACCGAGCGGGTGCCGCTGCTGGggctttgcagcagctctgcaagggGAATGGAGCGGGGGACGGGAATGGAAATGCATTTTAGCGGACTTCGATCAGCCTGTGAGAGGGGTGATACAAGCCTGGCTACGGTTAGGGTTGTATCTGCTTGTATGTCAGATACGAGCTGACCCTGACAGCTGTCTCAAGTCCTGTCCTGCAAGCTCGGCGCTTGGCTCCCAGCCTTCTCACCAGCACGTTTCGGCTTTATCCCCGGTTTTATTTGCAGCCCCACGGGACTGATGCACCAGCACCGTGGGGGCGTGCAGCTGAGACCCTGCAGCGTAGCACTGACCATGGCTGGGGTGAGAATATACCTGCTGGAGGGAGAAGTGACACCGAGCTTTCTGCCGGCCTTGTCACCTGCCTTAAAATACCCCAAAGAGGTGTTAAGTGCAGTTATTTGTAGCTCCATGTACAGACGTTGACTCCTGTGGCGATGCACactgctgcccttgctgccagCCCTTAAACAAGCAGCAAATCCCAACATCTCTAGCCACCAGTTTCATCCTGCTACTTGCTTTTTCTCGGGTCTTTTAGTTTAATAGTATTTAAtccgtctttttttttttttttacttttctgtcttttgtccAATTTTAGGTCATATACAGTTGATTTATACAATATTCCACATTACACGAAATCAGCTTTCatctcccttttccctgcttGCAAATAAGCAAACGGGTGCGAGGACTTTCGGAGGTAATCGTCACTGCGCTGGCCAGCTGCTCTCCGATCCAGAAAATAAAGAGCACGGCCTGTTTCCTGTTAGATGTTGCTGGTCGCATTGATTTACATTGTTTGTCTCATGTTTTATGGCTTCCAAGCTGATGTTGCGTTAAGCTGGCTGGAGTTTAGGCAAGAAATCAAAtgcaggcactggcaggctgccGCGGGCGCGTTCGTGAGGGCTGATCGCATAGTCACATTTTCTTAGTCACCGGAGGAGAAATAGCAGCGCTGCCTTGCCTGTGTCCTGGCGGGTTTGCATCCCTGCTGCGCTGGTAAAAGGCGCTTTTGGGAAGTTTGGAAATTTTTGGCAATTCAACCCGGGGGGCAATGCAGGTGGCGGAGGGGGCGCTGGAGCCGGCGTTTGGTGGCTGTGGGCCATCTCccgtctttatcttgacccttgagcttttcttttcttttcttttcttttcttttcttttcttttcttttcttttcttttcttttcttttcttttcttttcttttcttttcttttcttttctttttcttttcttttcttttcttttcttttttttcatcttatatcattccctgtcctgttgaggaggggaaTGAGAATGCAGCAGGGTGGGTGCCCAGtagcccaccccagccagcccacCGAATCCACGGACTGGGGCAGAAAttcatgtatatatttatatatgtgtgtgtgtgcccagAACCATAGGATATCTGAAGCGGGAAGAGATCCAGAGGGATTGCTGAGTccatctccctgctccttgcaggactacctaaaaccAAACTGTATGCCTCAGAGCATCATCCAGACACTCCTTGAACTCTGCCAGGCTCGGTGCCAGCACCGCTTCCCCGGGGAGCCTGTCCCAGCGTATCCATGTGCATGATAcgtatatatataatatatatatacatatatttaagtGTTTTAGGCAAAGCAGAATGAATTTCTCCTGTCCTTGCCCCCAGGGCTTGGGGTGCAGATGAactgtgctgtgtgctgctgcgagggggcagtggggggaTGCGGGGTGGAGGATGCGGGGGGCAGCAGAGGGGATGCGGGGGGCAGTGGAGGGGATGCAAGAGGCAGCAGCGGGGTGCGAGGGGCAGTGGGGGGGGATGCGAGGGGCACGCTGTGGGTCCGGACCCCGAGGGTTTGCTGCCCTCACCCTCGCTGCCTCTCAGCAAGTCTctgcgctgagctgcggctgTGTTGGTAAAAACCACCCAGCCCAAAGCCCAGAGCTTTCCATCCGCCTGGGGTTAGTCGGCGGCTGTCTGCAGAGCGAGGCAGGGATTCCTGCCGGAGGAACCCGACGGATTTGGAATCCAAAGCCCTGATCTAAGGGCAAAAGCCTCTTGCCAGCCACACGAGTGAAGagtttcttatttcattttacaagcGTCAGCAGCGCTTAGGCTAGGGAGCGCTGCCTTTTCTGCGCTGTTTCTGGCAGGGAAAgcctgtttttttgttttgtttttttccttaggaaaacGAGAAATAGAATACTCCTATAGAATTGAATGCGAGAGAATGTGCCGAAGCTAATCTTAGGGAATACACCTACAGGAGAGAGCGGATCCCTACAGCAATAGGTCGAACGGCATTTAGCGTTGGCTGTGGATCGGCTGTTCGCGTGCGTGTGTTTGGGAAAAGCGGAGCAGTCGTGCCGGGGGTGTTGGGGGCAGGAGAATCCTGGGtttgctgttcctcttccctctctccatCAGGCTCTGGCACATGGATGGCTGCTCTCTTTTATCGATGTAAAAGTGCCATTGTAGGAAGGTGGGCTCATGATTTGCCTCTGCCAGTgcaattttggttttcttaagggaaaaaacaagACTGCATCTTTTTGTGCCCCAGGTTTTTCATATCAAGGGGCAGAGCTTCGGTAGAGTCTCTTCGGtgcattttgtctttctctgtactgctttttaaatttaacatcTGTTTTCTAGTTGAGGGGGATATTACCTGGCAGTTagagctggggacagggggaaaGGAGGTCTGGATTTTGCGTCTACAATGAATTTATAGTTTGGTCTGGGCCATTTTTGGTGGGTGCAGATTTCAGCTGTCTTCGTTCCCTCCGGCTCCCTGCTTGGCTCCCACTGCTCCCATCACCTCTCCGGTGATAGTGCCACCTCTGTTTCCAGTGAGGGCTGTTCCCCTCCCTGTAGCAAACCCAGCTGCATCTCGGCGAGCTCGGAGAGAGCGTTGGGTGCTGTGCTCCCATccgaaaaaaagaaaaaaaaaaagattgatgGAACCCAAAGCAGAGGAGGCTCTGCCGAAGGCACCGCGCCTCCCTCCCCTGTTCACCGTCCTCCCAGACTTTGGCCAGGGGGCTCAGGCTTCACCCGTTCCACAACATGCCTCACTCAAGACCTGCAGGTAcagctttggaaataaaaaatgggtCTAAATCGGGGGTTTTCCCACGACAGCCTGGGCTGAGCTGCTCAGCCACTGCAAACAGGGAGAAccactgccagggcagggcgCTGGATCCACGGAATGGGCCTGTCCCCAAAAGCAATGggattttattaaatttttttttttcttagcatgtTGCATTACCATCCTCATCTCCCCCCAGAAAAGGTGCTGAACCACAGTTGCCGAAGCGGGACTTGCTGGTGGCGAGCCTgcaagcagcagggctgcatggCCGCCCCGTGGAGGGAGAATTAAGGATTAAATCGATTTCTTTTAGATGACAAATCAAGCTCAGCCATAAAGGAGGTAGGGGGTGATGAAAACACTGGAAGTCTGGAACAAGAAACACAAGGAACCACATCAGGGCTGGGATTTCAATTCTGTCTTGTCTCATCTTTAATAGCGTGAATTTTAACACCGCTTGTAAGAAACTCAAAGGAAACGGCTTCACCGTGTGTGACTTCATTAGCAGCATTTGTGGGGCTCCTGCACAGCTTCAGGTTAATTTACAAACTGTTTACACTCCTATAGCTCCTTGCCAGCTGGCCAGCTAACGAAGGGATGAGCGACGCACCCGCCGAGCGTTCGCCCTGCGCCTGGCGGAGATGCTGCCGTGTTTAGGCAACGGGACGGTTTTGTTTTCCGAGCTGCTGTGGTTGTAGGAGCCAAGTCCTGCAGGACCAGCCAGGCTGGCATCCCGCTCTGGAGAAACCCGGTGCCTGTAGCCAACAGCACGAGCAGGGTGTGCGGCCGAGGCCATGTCACTGCTGTCTCACTGCCACCGTCACAGCCAGAGATCTGAAAGCTTTGATCCGGTGCAAGCAGAGCTCGGTGTCTTTGGCACTagggttttttgggtggttttgtttgggtttggttctttttttatttttttccttttggaagcTGAGGTTTGTGAGCTGCTCTTTCACCTCCTTGTGCTGTTTTCCAGACACAGATGAGATAATTTCTTGTATTGTTGACATCACATATAAGCTAACGGCTATTGAACTCATTAAGTGGCCACCACACATGCTACTGCTTTACAAACTCAGGGCTTAACCCTGCAAACCGCTGGGCATCGTCATTTAAACTTCATGGGACAAGTCCCACAAGAAATAGCTTATCCCTCTTCTGTCCATGGTTGGCACGCTGCCGCCAGTGCTTTCCCGGGCAGACGCCGGTGGATGTGACAAACGAACGTGCTGCAGCCGGGCTGTGCCCATGCaacagggctctgcagagcatcGCTCCTCACTGGGGGTGACAGCCCggtgctccctgcccccccgccaGCCATGCAGGGCACATGGCAACAGCTTAGCCAGTCTCTGTAAGATtggaaattttttaaattttttttttttttttagggaaacctaaagaaggggaaagaattAGGCAATGGCTTGTTCTCAGATGTTCCCGTGCCGGAGACGAGCACTCCGCCTGCACACGTCCGTCGTGCCACATAGGCAGCTGTCTGCAAGCCAAGAACACGAGAAGATGCCTATAAACATAAAAGAGGAGAGTATTCACTCCTGCACTGTGACTGGAAAAACAGCTACTTCTATATTTATTGGATGGCTAGGACGCCTACCAGCTGGAAAATCCCGAGGACTCTGCACCTCCAGAGGCTCctacagctggggaaaaaaaatctccccatgaaataaaaaaatctgatggcTAAAACGCCTCGCCTCCAAGACCAGGGATGGGACTGCACAGAGATATTCCTAGCCCCATGATTATTTCTCCAGGCACGTGGAATGATCGGTTCTCAGCTGTCCCTTTTAGAAAGCAGAAGACACAAGATCAGACAGAGATGGGGAAATATGGAGCTATTTATCACAAAGACCTGCTTTATGGGGTCAGAGCAGAAACCCCCTTGCTCCTCCCTGAGCCACAAGGTCGGGTTCCACCCACCTGAAGAGAAGCTGGTGTTCTCCTGGCTTTGATAATCTCCATTTAAATCCTGAAATGGTGcttgcagcagcaaagccagcccGGCTTGGCGATGGAGCGTGGCCCTGCTGGGATTAGGGAAATAAGGGGTAaaagctggggctggagctgcacaGAGGTGGGCTTCTAGGGGCTGCAGCACCCGGGTAGTTTAAGCCGGGGCTCAGCAAAGAtgcccagccccccagcctggaCCTCCAGCATGGTCTGAGCAGTGCAAAGCGTGGTTGTGAGGGAACCAGCTCTGACGTGTCATGCTTTGCCCTCCCATGGGATGCCGGGCAGTGGGGAGCGAgctgagcttttattttttcatgctgaTGCCTTTCGTGGCAGGTAGAGGCAGCTGTGTCATGGGATGGGGGAGAGTGGGTTGGGAGAGCGGGATGAGCCTGTGCCCTGCGAGAGCGAGAGGGATCGCTGCAAGTGAACCTGGGGAAAGCCGGAGGGAGAGCAGTGATGCTTCAGGTTATGCACCAGGATGATGCTGTGCGTCCAGGTTCGGTGTatccctgtgctggcagctgagaCTTTTTGCAGGCGAACACGAAGAATGTTCTTTCTGGTTCCACGGTGATTCCCACAGCTTGGTTTTACTGGCATTGGTCAGCAATTTGTGTGGCTACTGAAAATGACCGTTGGTGCCCCAGCCCATCGGTGCATGCACCACGTCTGCTCCAGCATCCCCTGGGGCAAACTTTGCATGCCAACGCGATCAATAGGTGAGGCAGCCAGGCCAGAAAAATAATATCAGtagcagagaaaagcaataaaaccgAGCGCGCCTCTGGGAAACAGAGACAGACGTTAGCATCCTTCCAAGTTAAACAGCATCCTCGCTGGGTTTGCAGCTGACAGGTTTGCTCTGCTCGTAAGACAGGCTGCATTAAGCACAAGGCGCGATTCCGGGTGCAGAAACATCTATTcagcagaaaacatcttttcctcctgctctgagGGGATGCAGAGGAATGTCATCGGCTTAATGTCTTGTGGGGCCTGTTTGCCGTAAGCTCAGAGGCTTGTGAACACCATCCTTGGACGTTCTCCTTCTCCAGGAATTGTAAGTCTTCCTTGAATGTccaggctgggtttttttggctgtgtCTGCGCTCACAGACGCCACTGGGATCCATCGTGGTGTCTGGGTGCCAGCTGCCCCCattgctccccagcctgctgtgaCATGCGGCCAGGAGCAAggcatccctgtcccctgcccctgctttgGGAATCTGGACTAACCCTCAGCTCCAGATGAATTTTGGGCATCTCAGaggctgggatggggagagggatgCTGCCCCACGGTACTCCCCTGGCCAAGGCACCCACTGAGGGCTTGAAGTCCGTGCAGGTGTAACCGCTGGCAGTTTACTTTGCAGGTGAGATGTTACATCCATCCTTTTTCCCCCAGCCAGAGGGCAGTTTGTTCGTACTCATAAAGGCAGAGATAACGAGATAACAGGTTGATTTAAGCGTGTTGTTGACACAGAGCCAACCAAGCACTTAAGCGGGGTTGCTTGGGTGGCTGGGGGAAGggtgcccagctgtgctccagGCTCTGAGAGAGCACAGGCACAGCCGAGGCTTGGGATTTCTGAATTACTTCTGCCAAAAGGCCAAATGAATTTCCCAGATGCACACAGGACAAGCTGAAATCCAACTCAGTTGCTTCGTGCTTTATCCTATCCATATCCTCCTCCAAATCCCTCTGTTCCCTCAGTTCCTTCTGGAACGGATCTAATCCTGTGTCACCTATAACAGAGGTATCAGGGAGATTTGCTGAGGCAGAAGCAACAGCTGAGCCTCTCCGCCCTCCGCCCCCTGCTTTACCGAGCAGGGAGATGAAAGCCCCAAGTACCAACCCTCCTCCATCTGCCCCTCGGCAAAGGAGAGATGCTCCCCATGTGAGACAGCCAGCCAAAAGCTGGATTGTGCAATTGCTGCTGAGGCATTCGAGGAAAAAGAATCACATTTAACAGTTCCTAAGCCAGCAAGTGCAGCTCTGCTTGCTCGGGGCTGGGGGAATGAGCTGGGCAGAGCCAGAGGGAAATTCTTTGCATTTATAGAATTGGGAAGGTAGAATTAAGGTAAAACAGTCCTGGATGGGGGCCAGGCTATCTGGACTAGCaagctttctcttgcttttaagCATCAGATTGGAATTAAAGAATGCTTTTGGAGTGGAGTGGGTGTCAGGAAAAGCATTGTATTGGAAGTCtagagaggaggggaaaaaaaaaaaaaaagaaaaaagactcaTTTTTGCCTCTGAATGTGCCAGACCTCTAGCTAGCAGAGGTCAGGGCAGCACGGCTGGAGATGTCGCTTGCTTGCACGCTGGCCTGGCAACTTGTGTGATGTGGGAGGAAAGCTGCTGCTCACTGGGCAGGCCTTGGTACGAGGGTAAGGCAGCAAAATCTGGCACTGCTGCCCGAGCTGTGACAGCCTGCACTGGCTGAGGCTGTGCGAAGTGGCACCTGGACCCTCCGGCATGCCCTGGACCCCTGATGTGCCCTGGATCCCGCACGCAGAGGGAGCACGGATGCAGCCCCCGGGCTCAGCCCCTGCAGGCAGCGATGCCATAGCGGTCATTTGGGGGAAAAGTTTCATTTACATTGTGGCTCATGTTTGGAAACACGAAAAGAAAAGCTTACTGTAGGCTCCTGAACAACAGCAGGACTCAGGGctgctcttccttcctcctcctcttcccacctGCAATCCCAGACCCGCTGTGTGGCACTGCTGGAATTTTGGGCATGGGAACAACCGTCAGCTGTGCCACCGCTGAGGGAAGCGGGGCACAAAGCGTGCACAGCCACCAGGACCTGCTGCTGTTCCCCCTGGAGCTCAGCAAacccccagctgtgccccctctgTGCCCACCACACTCCCCCCATGCTGCAGCTTCGGTCCTGGGCTCACCCTCCATCCCGGGCAGGCGGTGAGCCCTGGCAGCAAAGAATTATTTCCAAGCTTCAAGGAACAGCACAGGACCAAACGGACAGGGAGCAGCCAATGCAACTGTCAGATGATGAACAATTAATTGCTATCGCTTCTCGTAGTGTTTatccaccagcagcagcagcttcgCAGCCGAGAGGGAATCTCCGTGCCAAGACGTTACGTGGTGCACTATGTGATGGGTTATTCCACCCGTGGCTCGCAGACAAGTGCTGATGAAAGAAGGGCCCCGTGTGGGGCACCCACTACATACTAGCCCCATCTGCTTCCtacagcagcatcctgctttccccttttccctggAGAACaggatttttcccccccagagGCACCGTTTGATTGCCACCAATGGGAAGCCTTTAAAAGGGACCATTTGTGTGAGTCACAGTTAAAGccataaaagcaaaaccaataaAGCGATCTGGAAAGTGCTGTTTAATGATCGAGGCAAACTTACTGGAAACAGAATCCGgacttttttgtctttaaaccATTAGTTCAAATCTATCCACGTTGGGAAGCAAACGACATTTATTCCTCATCGATAGCTGTCAGAGGGAAGAAATTTGAAGGGGATTTTGCCACCTGAAGGGAACTGCTGGTTCCTCCGTGCTTCCAGCAGCGCCCTGAGCACGTCTGAAAAGGCTGAAGAGGCGGCCTTGGATCTCAGTTTTTACAGGGCAGAGCTTTTCCCACCATGAAACACTTGCCACTGCCCTGGATGCGGGTATCTGCTCGCATGGCTGCCTTTGCTTAATCATCTCAGCAATTAGAACATGCACGAGCCGCACCGCATCCCCCGCTCCTGCCAGTGATGCCTCTCCATCCCCTCAGTGAAGCTGGAGGCAGGACATGCGCTTATCCATCCCGGCTCCCCACGCAGTGCCGGCAGCGAGCGCCGGCACATCGGTACCAGTGGAAACCACGTCCTGACAGGCTCATAAAAGTTTTATGCTCGGCGCTTTGCAAGGGCTGTGAGCCGTGAGGTAATGGGCTGTGATTAACTCGTTCACCCTGACGGTATCGCTGTCAGCTCAGGCTCCATCGCTCCGCATCCCGTGAGGCCGGGCTGACGACAAAGCCCAGCCGGTTAGCTGCCCAGCTGCGCGGGATGGGTCCTGTCCCTCCGGGAGGGAGAGGGGCTCAAGCCTGATTTTAGGGCTTTGGAGATGAAGAGGGGATGTTCTCCCACATGGCGGTTTCCATCCTTTTGATACCAAGGACTTGCTGCCCGCGCTGCTTCCCAGCCCCGGCGTCCCCAGTGGTGCTCAGCTGCCAGCCGCGTGCTGCGGTGACAGCAGAGGGGACACCCAGCCacaggggggtctggggggcaAAGAGCACCAGCATCCGTTGGGAACCAGCGGGGATGAGCATCAATTCCCACTGCTCATTGCAGAGGCAGCTTCTCCtgggctgaattttggcctgaagctgttggttttttcccctcatttggCAACACTGGGGGAATGTCCCATGGGATTGTTCCCTTGAATATGACcctgggtgggggtggggtggcggTTTGTTGGCAGCTGGGCCACAGCTCCCGTAtgtaaagaaatacattcttCAGTTTGAGTCAGCTTTTACGTATCGCTCCATTAATGTTAACGAGTCAGATTCCACCCATTTTCCTGCCCCTTAGGGGTAACAGCTGTCTGTCTTTCCGCGGGGAGCACTGGCGAGGGAGCGGCCGGGATGGCCTGAGGCCAGTCTTGGTGAGAGGTGGATTAATGTACAGATGTGGCTCCACCTCTGGGGCCCAAGGGCTGGTCCAAAGCATCCATAGGCCAGAGGAGCCGGGAGatgtgccagcagccagcctggcctgAGCCTGACGCTGTTCCAGCTGTTCCCACAGCTGCACACCTGGCGGGCACACAAGAGGCATGTGACACCCATGCACGCTGTGCGCCGAGGCGGTTGCAAGGGGGAATTGTGGATTTTCGGGGCGGCTGGGGCAGGTGCAGCCCCTCCCCCCGGGGGAGGGGGTCCCTGTGCTTTGGGTGGCCCTGGCCGGGGGCTGATGGCGCGGACCCAtccagcaggcacagctggccAGCGGCCCGGCCCCATACACCTTCGCCCGGGTGGCCTGTGGGGCCGGCGGGGCCAGGATCCAGCTGTTCCCAGCATCTGTCTGGCGCAGCTGTGCAGGCGCTGCTGCACGTGGGCTCCTCCAGATGCTCACGTGGCGCCACCGCCCAGATGGGCGCGCgggcgccccgccccgccccgctccagCTGCGCGCTCCAGCTGTTTCCCGCCGCGCCCGCGAGGGGTTAaaggccccgcccccccgccgcccgctcccgcccccTCCAGCTGTCAATCCGCAGCGCCGGCCCAACCGCGTCCCGCGACACATCGAGGCCCGCGACCAATCAGGGCGTGGTTGTGATTTCCATGGCAGCCGCAGCGGCGCGGCtgaggggaggcggcggcgcggccggcccCGGTGCCGGTGCCTGCCCCCTGCCATGGTGCCTGAGGGgagccgcggcggcggggcggcggcgctgctgctgctgctgcgcgGCTCCAGCCCGGCCctggcggcggccgcggcgcgggggcggcggcaACGCAGGTGAGgagccgctgcccgccgcgcaCCTgaggcgggaggcggcggcggagcgcagcggggccggggcgcggccGTTCCCCCCCTCAcgccccggcggcggcccccgTGCCCCGCCCGGCGCTGGGGCGGCTCCAGTGCTGCCCGAGCCGCTGCCTTTGTcggccgggctgggggcggcctgaggcggcggcggggaacGGGGCGGCCGCGCGGTGCTCGCGTCCCTCAGGCGCCGCCGCCGGC
This genomic interval from Falco peregrinus isolate bFalPer1 chromosome 2, bFalPer1.pri, whole genome shotgun sequence contains the following:
- the LOC129783790 gene encoding translation initiation factor IF-2-like — its product is MAPASNTGSDPAAGCEAVVNGCKPTVKPPTRRAAVPRHGGVRVPRVRGHPPSREQRRRRRAPREPVTRPGGNLPSHRHGPGPRRPAPPPRCPHGRVPPRSPRGRRRRLRDASTARPPRSPPPPQAAPSPADKGSGSGSTGAAPAPGGARGPPPGREGGNGRAPAPLRSAAASRLRCAAGSGSSPALPPPPRRGRRQGRAGAAQQQQQRRRPAAAAPLRHHGRGQAPAPGPAAPPPPLSRAAAAAMEITTTP